A region of Methyloversatilis discipulorum DNA encodes the following proteins:
- a CDS encoding FecR domain-containing protein, producing MSHSASTAAQHERATEEGTPSAAVVAAATEWYLKTQDDACTPEQRSALHDWLQADPMHRLAYGRIDSIWSRFGQVDARAGKAALDASLAGSGRRRRALAGALMLACTVAGSGWLALQSQTARYLLADHRTAPGERLTITLDDGSRITLNTDSAIDAQYTGQERRIVLRRGEILVEVSADPQRPFVVESRHATARALGTQYVVRDDADATRVAVIESTVEACSRAVGTCTTLAPGSATRITDEGVGAAEAADIDALIGWRDGVLAVDDKPLTEVLAELERYRRGTLYYDAEALQGLSVSGVFPLDDTDRALAALSANLPLRITRFTFYVVRIERR from the coding sequence ATGTCGCATTCGGCATCGACCGCTGCGCAGCATGAGCGCGCCACCGAGGAGGGTACGCCGTCGGCGGCTGTCGTGGCCGCGGCGACCGAGTGGTACCTGAAGACGCAGGACGACGCCTGCACGCCGGAACAACGATCCGCGCTGCACGACTGGCTGCAGGCCGATCCGATGCACCGTCTCGCTTATGGCCGCATCGATTCGATATGGTCGCGCTTCGGTCAGGTCGATGCGCGCGCCGGAAAGGCTGCCCTTGACGCGAGCCTCGCCGGCTCCGGGCGCCGCCGTCGCGCCCTGGCCGGTGCGCTGATGCTCGCGTGCACCGTGGCCGGTAGCGGCTGGCTGGCGCTGCAGTCACAGACCGCACGCTATCTGCTGGCCGACCATCGCACCGCGCCGGGCGAGCGGCTGACGATCACGCTGGACGACGGCAGCCGCATCACGCTCAACACCGACTCGGCGATAGACGCGCAGTACACCGGTCAGGAACGTCGCATCGTGCTGCGGCGGGGCGAGATTCTGGTCGAAGTGAGCGCTGACCCGCAGCGTCCATTCGTGGTCGAAAGCCGGCACGCGACGGCGCGTGCGCTCGGCACGCAGTACGTGGTGCGCGACGACGCCGATGCAACGCGCGTCGCGGTGATCGAGTCCACCGTCGAGGCGTGCAGCCGCGCCGTCGGCACCTGCACCACGCTGGCGCCCGGCAGCGCGACCCGGATCACCGACGAGGGTGTCGGTGCGGCCGAGGCGGCGGATATCGATGCGCTCATCGGCTGGCGCGATGGCGTGCTGGCGGTCGACGACAAGCCGCTCACCGAGGTACTTGCCGAACTCGAGCGCTATCGCCGCGGCACGCTCTACTACGACGCGGAAGCGCTGCAGGGCCTCTCGGTTTCGGGCGTGTTCCCGCTCGACGACACCGACCGGGCACTTGCCGCGCTGAGCGCGAACCTGCCGCTGCGCATCACCCGCTTCACTTTTTACGTCGTCCGTATCGAACGCCGCTGA
- a CDS encoding TonB-dependent receptor domain-containing protein has protein sequence MKRSEGGKGRRVLGAAALGLAVVSMPAAADALRLELADATRNDAVRSYDIAPGPLGDTLNRVARRAAVVFTFEPSLVSGKRSAGVRGDFSVREAFTAALQGSGLELRIDEAGGYTLRRAPAQPLPALGDPSSSVHQLEAIQVRAKRFHEIGPLPGLGLTKEEIPGNVQSLSAEDIRNAHAVSVADLLNSTMQSVNVNDYQGNPFQMDVNYRGFTASPQLGTPQGLSVFIDGIRVNEPFGDVVNWDMIPMNALSGFDVFPGSNPIFGLGTLGGAFSMRTKSGFDSPGVEAELLTGAFGRNQLLVSGGWNNGSVGLFGAGNFFVEDGWRDNSPTKVNQVFGKGSYRSDRLDLNLSSLYVWNDLVGNGMIPSQMYAQDRNGVFTSPDTTKNRLLQLQLSGSFIVNDNFTITGQVYQRDSNRRALGADVYTELRGDYARRKLDPGEQYTCLYNSSNKYGLPDYYVVAFDPNDWFSPAYPEFLNFLIDYATNGVANPALLPDGAFNADLPDDYAAHAKYEFDTWKNYHQALFYVPQAVTRPPVLPGDPTSYSNGEPSYTAGTWVGGSAPRVPAGDIDVIGGMTASFFYTQDGVKHAVMTVTPFNGDNCAATQDRDVTSQRGELTQRDPVTGNVLMTDGFGTTRPGVVEGTPTAVLTNTRIEQIIHGASMQLNWNYDRHKFMVGASVDRAKARYGSGQMLGLLDAERNAYLAPDEIRDQYAAADEEVRNNDFAGTSITKSLYASETWSPVETVHLTGAVRFNHTRVKNVLASRSYGFTVFDLAQYEAYPNFYDICVDGVCPTTGYRVPDLARIMNPAETEHFTYRSLNPSFGGTWQAQPDLNVYGNWARGARTPSVIELGCALDHTLVKMSGNKYIEKGLLENRSCSLPSTLSGDPYLPQIRAETIDFGMRGRWGDNIEWNLGAYRTDLKDDIYLVTYPGNRSFFDSIGDTRRQGIEAGMTAQLGKARLRLNYALTDATFQESFVMAANDNSSATLEPYCNASGQCIYDLDDPVGRIRVKPGNRMPGIPLHNLNATLSYEVTDKWTVGVTAIAHSTAYVRGNENNEHREGVVRQVPVDIYDGNGAVIGQQIVRLQPTGNKGSVPGHVVFNVHTSYKLTPEWTLGMRINNLLDKEYFSAGRLGVNPFSPSIHGAIGPDGYNHNSSDWLSTNFLAPGARRGIWLTLSYQLDPR, from the coding sequence ATGAAGAGGTCAGAGGGTGGCAAGGGCAGGCGCGTACTCGGTGCGGCTGCGCTGGGGCTGGCCGTCGTCAGCATGCCGGCGGCGGCCGATGCGCTGCGGCTCGAACTGGCCGACGCGACGCGCAACGATGCGGTGCGCAGTTACGACATCGCGCCGGGGCCGCTCGGCGACACACTCAATCGGGTCGCACGGCGGGCAGCTGTGGTGTTCACGTTCGAACCTTCGCTGGTCAGCGGCAAGCGCAGCGCCGGTGTCCGCGGGGATTTCTCGGTGCGCGAGGCATTCACCGCCGCGCTGCAGGGAAGCGGGCTCGAACTGCGTATCGACGAAGCGGGTGGATACACACTGCGCCGTGCCCCGGCGCAGCCGCTGCCTGCCCTCGGTGACCCATCCTCGTCCGTCCATCAGCTCGAAGCGATCCAGGTGCGCGCCAAGCGTTTCCACGAGATCGGTCCGCTGCCGGGCCTCGGTCTGACGAAAGAGGAAATCCCGGGCAATGTGCAGAGCCTCTCCGCCGAGGACATCCGCAATGCCCACGCGGTCAGCGTGGCCGATCTGCTGAACTCGACCATGCAGTCGGTCAACGTGAACGACTACCAGGGCAACCCGTTCCAGATGGATGTGAACTACCGCGGCTTCACTGCCAGTCCGCAGCTCGGGACGCCGCAGGGCCTGTCGGTTTTCATCGACGGCATACGCGTGAACGAACCGTTCGGCGACGTCGTGAACTGGGACATGATTCCGATGAACGCACTGTCGGGCTTCGACGTCTTTCCGGGCTCGAATCCGATCTTTGGTCTCGGCACGCTGGGCGGCGCCTTCTCGATGCGCACCAAGAGCGGTTTCGACAGCCCCGGCGTCGAGGCCGAACTGCTCACCGGCGCCTTCGGCCGCAACCAGCTGCTGGTTTCGGGCGGCTGGAACAACGGCAGCGTGGGCCTTTTCGGCGCCGGCAACTTCTTCGTCGAAGACGGTTGGCGCGACAATTCTCCAACCAAGGTGAACCAGGTGTTCGGCAAGGGCAGCTATCGCAGCGACCGGCTGGACCTGAACCTCAGCTCGCTGTACGTCTGGAACGACCTCGTCGGCAATGGGATGATTCCGAGCCAGATGTATGCGCAGGATCGCAACGGCGTATTCACGTCGCCGGATACGACGAAGAACAGGCTGCTGCAGTTGCAGCTGTCCGGCAGCTTCATCGTCAACGACAACTTCACCATTACCGGCCAGGTCTACCAGCGCGACAGCAATCGTCGCGCCCTGGGGGCCGACGTCTACACCGAATTGCGCGGCGACTACGCGCGGCGCAAGCTCGATCCGGGCGAGCAGTACACCTGCCTGTACAACAGCAGCAACAAGTACGGTCTGCCCGACTACTACGTCGTCGCTTTCGATCCGAACGACTGGTTCTCGCCGGCCTATCCTGAGTTCCTCAACTTCCTGATTGACTACGCGACCAATGGCGTCGCCAACCCGGCCCTGCTGCCGGACGGCGCATTCAATGCAGACCTGCCTGACGATTACGCGGCGCACGCGAAGTACGAGTTCGACACCTGGAAGAACTACCACCAGGCGCTGTTCTACGTGCCGCAGGCGGTGACGCGCCCGCCGGTGCTGCCGGGCGACCCAACCTCGTATTCGAATGGCGAACCGTCGTACACGGCGGGCACCTGGGTCGGTGGCAGCGCACCCAGAGTGCCGGCCGGTGACATCGACGTCATCGGCGGCATGACTGCGAGCTTCTTTTATACGCAGGACGGCGTGAAGCACGCCGTCATGACGGTCACCCCCTTCAACGGCGACAACTGTGCCGCCACGCAGGACCGGGACGTGACCTCGCAGCGCGGCGAACTGACCCAGCGCGACCCGGTAACCGGCAACGTGCTGATGACCGACGGTTTCGGCACCACCCGACCGGGCGTGGTCGAGGGCACGCCGACTGCGGTGCTGACCAATACGCGGATCGAACAGATCATCCACGGCGCCTCGATGCAGCTGAACTGGAACTACGACCGCCACAAATTCATGGTCGGCGCCTCGGTTGATCGCGCGAAGGCGCGCTACGGCAGCGGGCAGATGCTCGGACTGCTCGACGCCGAGCGCAATGCCTACCTTGCGCCGGACGAGATCCGCGATCAGTACGCCGCGGCCGACGAAGAGGTGCGCAACAACGACTTCGCCGGCACCTCGATCACCAAGAGCCTGTATGCGAGCGAAACATGGAGCCCGGTGGAGACGGTGCACCTGACCGGCGCGGTGCGCTTCAACCACACGCGGGTCAAGAACGTACTGGCCTCGCGCAGCTACGGCTTCACCGTGTTCGATCTTGCCCAGTACGAGGCCTATCCGAACTTCTACGACATCTGTGTCGATGGCGTGTGTCCGACCACCGGCTATCGCGTGCCCGACCTTGCGCGCATCATGAACCCGGCAGAAACCGAGCACTTCACCTATCGCTCGCTGAATCCTTCGTTCGGTGGCACCTGGCAGGCGCAGCCGGACCTGAACGTCTATGGCAACTGGGCACGCGGTGCCCGCACACCGTCGGTGATCGAACTTGGCTGCGCGCTCGACCACACTCTGGTCAAGATGAGCGGCAACAAGTACATCGAGAAGGGGCTGCTGGAGAACCGCTCCTGCTCCTTGCCCTCGACGCTTTCGGGCGACCCCTACCTGCCGCAGATCCGCGCCGAAACCATCGACTTCGGCATGCGCGGCCGCTGGGGCGACAACATCGAGTGGAATCTCGGCGCCTACCGTACCGATCTGAAGGACGACATCTACCTGGTGACCTATCCGGGCAACCGCAGCTTCTTCGACAGCATCGGCGACACCCGCCGGCAGGGCATCGAAGCGGGCATGACCGCCCAACTGGGCAAGGCGCGCCTGCGGCTGAACTACGCGCTGACCGACGCCACCTTCCAGGAGTCATTCGTCATGGCGGCGAACGACAACAGCAGTGCGACGCTGGAGCCCTACTGCAATGCCTCCGGCCAGTGCATCTACGATCTCGACGACCCGGTCGGGCGCATCCGCGTCAAGCCGGGCAACCGCATGCCGGGCATACCGCTGCACAACCTGAACGCCACGCTGAGCTACGAGGTGACCGACAAGTGGACGGTGGGCGTGACGGCGATCGCCCATTCGACCGCCTACGTGCGCGGCAACGAGAACAACGAACACAGGGAAGGGGTCGTGCGGCAGGTGCCGGTCGACATCTACGACGGCAACGGCGCCGTTATCGGCCAGCAGATCGTCAGACTGCAGCCGACCGGCAACAAGGGTTCGGTGCCGGGACACGTCGTCTTCAACGTCCACACGAGCTACAAGCTCACGCCGGAATGGACGCTGGGCATGCGCATCAACAACCTGCTCGACAAGGAATACTTCAGCGCCGGCCGCCTCGGCGTGAATCCGTTTTCGCCGTCGATACACGGCGCCATCGGGCCGGACGGCTACAACCACAACTCCAGTGACTGGCTCAGCACCAACTTCCTGGCACCGGGCGCACGGCGCGGAATCTGGCTGACCTTGAGCTATCAGCTCGATCCGCGCTGA
- a CDS encoding response regulator — protein sequence MAPNTPIRVLLVDDHAVVRAGYRRFLEHNRMMEVVGEAGSSDEAYQLFRLMKPDVVVMDISLPGASGIEAARRMLALDGRARVLMFSMHAQPAFARQALEAGAIGFLTKDTEPEALVQAVIAAAQGRRTLSPRVAEQLALDNVMPDEKRLDVLTPREFEICRLLLAGMTVDEIADALKLSPKTISNRMSEIRQKLDVRSDVELVRLATAAGLVPWAARPDVAGESAA from the coding sequence ATGGCTCCGAACACTCCCATCCGCGTTCTGCTCGTCGACGACCACGCCGTTGTGCGCGCCGGCTACCGCCGCTTCCTCGAACACAACCGCATGATGGAGGTGGTGGGTGAAGCCGGCAGTTCCGACGAGGCCTACCAGCTGTTCCGGCTGATGAAACCGGACGTCGTGGTGATGGACATTTCGCTGCCCGGCGCCAGCGGCATCGAGGCGGCGCGCCGCATGCTCGCACTCGACGGCCGGGCGCGCGTGCTCATGTTCTCGATGCACGCGCAGCCGGCCTTCGCCCGTCAGGCGCTGGAAGCGGGCGCGATCGGTTTCCTGACCAAGGACACCGAGCCGGAAGCGCTGGTGCAGGCGGTGATCGCCGCCGCCCAGGGCCGGCGCACGCTGAGCCCGCGCGTGGCCGAACAGCTGGCGCTGGACAACGTGATGCCGGACGAAAAGCGGCTCGACGTGCTGACGCCGCGCGAATTCGAAATCTGCCGCCTGCTGCTGGCCGGCATGACCGTGGACGAAATCGCCGACGCGCTCAAGCTGAGCCCGAAGACGATCTCGAACCGGATGAGCGAAATCCGCCAGAAGCTCGACGTGCGCAGCGACGTCGAGCTGGTGCGTCTGGCCACCGCCGCCGGCCTCGTGCCGTGGGCGGCCCGGCCGGACGTGGCCGGAGAATCGGCCGCCTGA
- a CDS encoding sensor histidine kinase, which produces MSLRFRLTLIIASLMTLLVIADSGRRLYDAHDDAVTEIDSVARLAHALLPSVLTPAPPGMSTESLLAHIELTQELRTLRHLTVEVHALDGRTILSSRDAPPIEAPAALNWMGERLRNLPPLRKDIRVGERVVGYYLLVPNADDELREIWDDYIKQTSMVLAIGLIACFMVYWAVGRALQPLGSVMRALSAIGEGRLDARLDNVGPGDLAPLSDSFNSMAATLEAAVNERARLLRKLITHEEEIRQSLARDLHDELSPYLVAIHPHARLLADACEGRPELAEHREAARWMSEQVGHLLRLVRNLLEHLRPPDIEELGLRHALAELGTQRSRGADKVEVVFHLDEDLGQLSAMHDITLYRIVQECLTNTAKHARCTRVDVHLSIDPRLGRVSLRVTDDGEPTPYVAPESGFGLVGMRERALALGGDCQAGPRSRGGWEVTAWLPLKTSVQEH; this is translated from the coding sequence ATGAGTCTGCGTTTCAGACTCACCCTGATCATCGCCTCGCTGATGACCCTGCTGGTGATTGCCGACAGCGGGCGCAGGCTCTACGACGCCCACGACGACGCAGTGACCGAGATCGATTCGGTGGCGCGTCTTGCGCACGCGCTGCTGCCCAGTGTGCTGACGCCGGCACCGCCCGGCATGTCGACCGAGTCGCTGCTCGCGCACATCGAGCTCACGCAGGAACTGCGTACATTGCGCCACCTCACCGTCGAGGTGCACGCGCTGGACGGGCGCACCATACTGAGTTCGCGCGACGCGCCGCCGATCGAGGCGCCGGCCGCGCTGAACTGGATGGGCGAACGCCTGCGCAACCTGCCGCCGCTGCGCAAGGACATCCGCGTCGGTGAGCGCGTGGTCGGTTACTACCTGCTGGTGCCGAACGCCGACGACGAACTGCGCGAGATCTGGGACGACTACATCAAGCAGACCAGCATGGTGCTGGCGATCGGGCTGATCGCCTGCTTCATGGTGTACTGGGCGGTTGGCCGCGCGCTGCAGCCGCTGGGCAGCGTCATGCGTGCGCTGTCGGCGATCGGCGAAGGCCGGCTCGACGCGCGGCTCGACAACGTCGGCCCGGGCGATCTGGCGCCGCTGTCCGATTCCTTCAACAGCATGGCGGCCACGCTGGAGGCCGCCGTGAACGAGCGCGCGCGGCTGCTGCGCAAACTGATCACGCACGAAGAGGAAATCCGCCAGTCGCTGGCGCGCGATCTGCACGATGAACTGAGCCCCTACCTGGTGGCCATCCATCCGCATGCGCGTCTGCTGGCCGACGCCTGCGAGGGCCGGCCCGAACTGGCCGAGCACCGTGAGGCAGCGCGCTGGATGTCGGAACAGGTGGGCCACCTGCTGCGTCTGGTGCGCAACCTGCTCGAACACCTGCGCCCGCCGGACATCGAGGAACTGGGCTTGCGCCACGCGCTGGCCGAACTGGGCACCCAGCGCAGCCGCGGCGCGGACAAGGTCGAGGTGGTATTCCATCTCGACGAGGACCTCGGCCAGCTGTCGGCCATGCATGACATCACGCTTTACCGCATCGTGCAGGAGTGTCTGACCAATACGGCCAAGCACGCACGGTGCACCCGGGTCGATGTGCATCTGAGCATCGACCCGCGGCTCGGCCGCGTATCGCTGCGGGTGACCGACGACGGCGAACCAACGCCCTACGTCGCACCCGAAAGCGGCTTCGGTCTGGTCGGCATGCGCGAACGCGCGCTCGCACTGGGTGGTGACTGCCAGGCCGGTCCGCGTTCGCGCGGCGGCTGGGAAGTGACGGCCTGGCTGCCCCTGAAAACCTCGGTACAGGAACACTGA
- a CDS encoding histone deacetylase family protein codes for MDCVLISHPDCLEHRPGDRHPESPARLQTVLAELERTGITRTWRRAEAPLVTRAQLERVHTAAYLDEVERVAPKSGTYKLESDTVMSPGSLAAASRAAGAVVQGVDLVMSGRAKAVFCATRPPGHHAKPGEAMGFCIYGNVAVGAAHALATHGIERVAIADFDVHRGNGTELMFRREPRVLMADSFQHPYYPRGEFPERAGYIPLRMAAGEGSDAFRRHWKEVALPKLRAFRPQLVLISAGFDALRDDPLANIELQAADYRWITHELRDIAEASAQGRIVSTLEGGYGLPAIGPAVAAHLMALGDCSV; via the coding sequence ATGGACTGCGTACTGATTTCCCATCCCGACTGTCTGGAGCACCGTCCGGGCGACCGTCACCCCGAATCCCCGGCGCGCCTGCAGACCGTGCTCGCCGAACTGGAGCGCACCGGCATCACGCGCACCTGGCGGCGCGCCGAAGCACCGCTGGTCACCCGCGCGCAGCTGGAGCGCGTGCACACCGCCGCCTATCTCGACGAGGTCGAGCGGGTCGCCCCCAAGAGCGGCACTTACAAACTGGAGAGCGATACCGTGATGTCGCCCGGCTCGCTCGCCGCCGCCTCGCGCGCCGCCGGCGCCGTCGTGCAGGGCGTCGATCTGGTCATGAGCGGGCGGGCCAAGGCGGTCTTCTGCGCGACGCGCCCGCCCGGCCATCACGCGAAGCCGGGTGAGGCGATGGGCTTCTGCATCTACGGCAACGTTGCGGTCGGCGCCGCGCACGCGCTGGCGACGCACGGCATCGAGCGCGTGGCCATCGCCGACTTCGACGTGCACCGCGGCAACGGCACCGAACTGATGTTCAGGCGCGAGCCGCGTGTGCTGATGGCCGACAGCTTCCAGCATCCGTATTACCCGCGCGGCGAGTTTCCCGAGCGTGCCGGCTACATCCCGCTGCGCATGGCGGCGGGCGAGGGTTCGGACGCCTTCCGCCGCCACTGGAAGGAGGTCGCGCTGCCGAAGCTGCGCGCCTTCCGGCCGCAGCTGGTGCTGATCTCCGCCGGCTTCGACGCGCTACGCGACGACCCGTTGGCCAATATCGAACTCCAAGCCGCCGACTACCGCTGGATCACGCACGAACTGCGCGACATCGCCGAGGCGTCGGCGCAGGGGCGCATCGTGTCGACGCTGGAAGGCGGCTACGGCCTGCCGGCCATCGGCCCGGCGGTGGCGGCTCACCTGATGGCGCTCGGCGACTGCAGCGTCTAG
- a CDS encoding NfeD family protein: MDIQWWHWLVAGLALLVIELAVPGMVVLWFGVAAIGIGLLLWAVPTLSLTLQLALWAALSCVLVFAWFRVFRADQHRTHAGMSAGDVLGEVGLVVHEITPFGRGQVRFQKPLLGADVWDCIADDTLPVGERVKVLSVEGSLLKVGRTHINKN; the protein is encoded by the coding sequence ATGGATATTCAATGGTGGCACTGGCTGGTTGCCGGTCTTGCGCTGCTGGTGATCGAACTGGCCGTGCCCGGCATGGTGGTGCTGTGGTTCGGCGTCGCCGCGATCGGCATCGGTCTGCTGCTGTGGGCCGTGCCCACGCTTTCGCTGACGCTGCAGCTCGCGTTGTGGGCGGCGCTGTCCTGCGTGCTGGTGTTCGCCTGGTTCCGCGTGTTCCGCGCCGACCAGCACCGCACGCACGCCGGCATGTCGGCCGGTGACGTGCTCGGCGAGGTCGGTCTGGTGGTGCACGAGATCACGCCTTTCGGCCGCGGCCAGGTGCGCTTCCAGAAGCCGCTGCTGGGCGCCGACGTGTGGGACTGCATCGCCGACGACACGTTGCCGGTCGGCGAGCGGGTGAAGGTACTGTCGGTCGAGGGCTCGTTGCTCAAGGTCGGACGCACGCACATCAACAAAAACTGA
- a CDS encoding SPFH domain-containing protein, with amino-acid sequence MSSGLVVVIALLIFVAVTLAKGLRVVPQGEEWVVQRMGKYLRTLLPGLNIIIPYLDDVAYKVVTKDIILDVQEQEVITRDNAVIRTNAVAFIKVTDPVKAVYGVTDFSEAIRNLIMTTLRSIVGEMDLDQALSSRDKIKVRLRESIADEAIDWGLTVKSVEIQDINPSDSMQRAMEQQASAERERKAMVTRSEGQKQSMILEAEARLESAKRDAAAQVTLAEASAESIRRVTASLGEQQLPMMYLLGEKYIAALNKLGESPNAKVVVLPADLQDAVAGIFARAGGKG; translated from the coding sequence ATGAGTTCCGGACTGGTCGTCGTCATCGCACTGCTGATATTCGTCGCCGTCACGCTGGCCAAGGGCCTGCGCGTGGTGCCGCAGGGCGAGGAGTGGGTGGTACAGCGCATGGGCAAATACCTGCGCACGCTGCTGCCCGGCCTCAACATCATCATTCCCTACCTTGACGACGTCGCCTACAAGGTGGTGACCAAGGACATCATCCTCGACGTGCAGGAGCAGGAGGTGATCACCCGCGACAACGCGGTCATCCGCACCAATGCGGTCGCCTTCATCAAGGTGACCGACCCGGTCAAGGCGGTCTATGGCGTGACCGACTTTTCCGAGGCCATCCGCAACCTGATCATGACCACGCTGCGTTCCATCGTCGGCGAGATGGATCTCGACCAGGCGCTGTCCAGTCGCGACAAGATCAAGGTGCGGCTGCGCGAGAGCATCGCCGACGAGGCGATCGACTGGGGCCTGACCGTCAAGTCGGTCGAGATCCAGGACATCAACCCGTCCGACTCGATGCAGCGCGCGATGGAACAGCAGGCCAGCGCCGAGCGCGAGCGCAAGGCCATGGTGACGCGCTCCGAAGGGCAGAAGCAGTCGATGATTCTCGAAGCCGAGGCGCGGCTGGAGTCGGCCAAGCGTGACGCTGCCGCCCAGGTGACGCTGGCCGAGGCGAGCGCCGAATCGATCCGCCGCGTCACCGCATCGCTGGGCGAGCAGCAGCTGCCGATGATGTATCTGCTCGGCGAGAAGTACATCGCCGCGCTGAACAAGCTGGGCGAATCGCCGAACGCCAAGGTCGTCGTGCTGCCGGCCGACCTGCAGGACGCCGTCGCCGGCATCTTCGCGCGCGCCGGCGGCAAGGGCTGA
- a CDS encoding electron transfer flavoprotein-ubiquinone oxidoreductase: MSDIERESMEFDLLVVGAGPAGLAAAIRAKQQASQAGIELSVCVIEKAAEIGAHILSGAVMDPRALTELLPDWASTGAPLDTPVAEDRMLFLSETGARSLPHALLPQSFHNDGNYIVRLGHVVKWLGEQAEALGVDVFAGFTGAQLLIEDGKVAGVITGDMGLTRDGEQGPNFQPGMALRAKYTLFAEGCRGHLGKELEQRFNLRDGVDPQAYGLGLKELWEVPAAQSQPGLVVHTAGWPVDNATYGGGFIYHLKGNLVAIGYVVGLNYSNPHLSPFEEFQRYKTHPVIRTHIEGGQRLSYGARAITAGGLQSLPKLVFPGGALIGDDAGFLNAARIKGSHAAIKSGMLAADAAVEAIAAGRAQDALAAYPENFRISWLRDELYRTRNFKPYMKKGLWLGAFLYGAEQLLFKGAVPWTLRNTADHTSLQPAASCTPINYPKPDGVLTFDRLSSVFLSSTNHEEDQPCHLRLKDAAVPITVNLAAYDAPEQRYCPAGVYEIVREQTGPRLQINAQNCVHCKTCDIKDPTQNITWVTPQGGEGPIYNGM; encoded by the coding sequence ATGAGCGACATCGAACGCGAATCCATGGAATTCGACCTGCTGGTCGTCGGCGCCGGCCCGGCCGGGCTGGCGGCGGCGATCCGCGCGAAACAGCAGGCGTCACAGGCCGGCATCGAACTGTCGGTGTGCGTGATCGAGAAGGCGGCCGAAATCGGCGCCCACATCCTGTCCGGCGCGGTGATGGACCCGCGCGCGCTGACCGAGCTGCTGCCCGACTGGGCCTCGACCGGCGCGCCGCTCGATACGCCGGTCGCCGAAGACCGCATGCTCTTCCTGTCCGAAACCGGCGCGCGATCGCTGCCGCACGCGCTGCTGCCGCAGAGCTTCCACAACGACGGCAACTACATCGTGCGCCTGGGCCACGTCGTCAAGTGGCTGGGCGAACAGGCGGAAGCGCTGGGTGTCGATGTGTTCGCCGGCTTCACCGGCGCGCAGCTGCTGATCGAGGACGGCAAGGTGGCCGGCGTCATCACCGGCGACATGGGCCTCACGCGCGACGGCGAGCAGGGGCCGAACTTCCAGCCGGGCATGGCGCTGCGCGCGAAATACACGCTGTTCGCCGAAGGCTGCCGCGGTCATCTGGGCAAGGAGCTGGAACAGCGCTTCAATCTGCGCGACGGCGTCGACCCGCAGGCCTACGGCCTCGGCCTGAAGGAACTGTGGGAGGTGCCGGCAGCGCAGAGCCAGCCGGGCCTGGTGGTGCATACCGCCGGCTGGCCGGTGGATAACGCCACCTACGGCGGCGGTTTCATCTATCACCTGAAGGGCAATCTGGTCGCCATCGGCTACGTGGTCGGGCTCAACTACAGCAATCCGCACCTGTCGCCGTTCGAGGAATTCCAGCGCTACAAGACGCACCCGGTCATCCGCACCCACATCGAGGGCGGCCAGCGCCTGTCCTACGGCGCGCGGGCCATCACCGCCGGCGGCCTGCAGAGCCTGCCGAAACTGGTGTTCCCGGGCGGTGCGTTGATCGGCGACGACGCCGGCTTCCTCAACGCCGCACGCATCAAGGGCAGCCACGCCGCGATCAAGAGCGGCATGCTGGCCGCCGACGCCGCGGTCGAGGCCATCGCCGCCGGACGCGCGCAGGACGCGCTCGCCGCCTACCCGGAAAACTTCCGCATCAGCTGGCTGCGCGACGAGCTCTACCGCACGCGCAACTTCAAGCCCTATATGAAGAAAGGCCTGTGGCTGGGCGCCTTCCTGTACGGCGCCGAACAGCTGCTGTTCAAGGGCGCCGTGCCGTGGACGCTGCGCAACACCGCCGACCACACCTCACTGCAACCGGCCGCCAGCTGTACGCCGATCAACTACCCGAAGCCGGATGGCGTGCTCACCTTTGACCGCCTGTCCTCGGTTTTCCTGTCGAGCACCAACCACGAAGAGGACCAGCCCTGTCACCTGCGGCTCAAGGACGCGGCGGTGCCCATCACCGTCAACCTCGCCGCCTACGACGCACCGGAACAGCGCTACTGCCCGGCCGGCGTCTACGAAATCGTCCGCGAACAGACCGGTCCGAGGCTGCAGATCAACGCGCAGAACTGCGTGCACTGCAAGACCTGCGACATCAAGGACCCCACGCAGAACATCACCTGGGTCACGCCGCAGGGTGGGGAAGGGCCGATCTACAACGGCATGTAG
- a CDS encoding type II toxin-antitoxin system ParD family antitoxin, whose product MGTMNISLPDTLKAFVDEQVTQRGYGTSSEYVRELIRKDQDRLQLRSLLISGAESPPAAVADGNYFEGLRDKVRKAAGTTPKA is encoded by the coding sequence ATGGGCACGATGAACATTTCCCTCCCCGACACGCTGAAAGCCTTCGTCGATGAGCAGGTCACTCAGCGCGGCTACGGTACGAGCAGCGAGTACGTGCGAGAGCTGATCCGCAAGGATCAAGATCGCCTGCAACTGCGCAGCCTGCTGATTTCCGGCGCCGAGTCTCCTCCCGCAGCCGTGGCCGACGGCAACTACTTCGAAGGTCTGCGGGACAAGGTGCGCAAGGCCGCCGGAACGACACCCAAGGCGTGA